Proteins encoded by one window of Channa argus isolate prfri chromosome 1, Channa argus male v1.0, whole genome shotgun sequence:
- the ubap2l gene encoding ubiquitin-associated protein 2-like isoform X1 has translation MMTSMGGNRARGRWEQTQGQTQSQTQHKQRPQATAEQIRLAQMISDHNDADFEEKVKQLIDITGKDQDESMIALHDCNGDVNRAINVLLEGSPDTDSWEMVGKKKGVSGQKDASQAETGEEGKENREKGGEKDAARRRGGAPRRGRGASRGREFRGQENGLDGSKAGVAGRGAERGRRGRGRGRGTLGVSGRRGGRFSAQGMGQIDKGPRYDIAGGDRTFNPADYAEPAQTEENYGGSNTWNNTGNMELEEGARLEYSAGEGTNYPPKFDSAPGAWRTATEEWGTEDWNEDLSETKIFTASSVASMPLPKESVTITKGQRIDLAVLLGKTPPSSASETENPPLENTQPSSLSHPLVFSNSKQGGPNSQTPPSTPYTQHNMVSMLSKGFGDVADPKGSSTGTTGSQFLEQYKTAQALAQLAAQHSQTGPPNTAPSSWDPSAASLGQYDIKTQPESVVHSPFTKRQPYQAATSTSSMLDVFLQDKGLPPSSSVSSSSLSQQTTSSPHVAPLPASSHPKMAAVPSLDPQVSPSSSDAQGSSPLPLQQHKLKQQKKRTSITTKIPAMAVEMPGSADISGLNLQFGALQFGSEPVLPEYESPPSTTTPANQVQNSLYTSPSSESTAALSNSSQMDLYDQRASQTRRYPPSVSSSPQKDMQPKNGFSSIQATQSVEAAAGSAVSVKPAPDSVTASSVSNMGTLTDSGSGPASLLTTSNQASLSALGHSEDLPPSTIPPPQHNNSHPSQQNSHAPPSVRTSNSSLLHPSVDGDSSLHSSSFPSSVSAVPSSSVPSSSSSVAAAAAQVSLGAPQASSVGSATVSAPSGLGPVSTLAMVLNTASMGAPAAATATVSVSTTAATIPSSAASSSARSSAASSGKAPPNLPPGVPPLLPNPYIMAPGLLHAYPPQMYGYDDLQMLQTRIPLDYYSIPFATPTTALTGRDGSLTSNPYSGDLSKFGRGDASSPAPATTLAQTQQNQTQTHHTTQQPFLNPALPPGYSYTSLPYYTGMPGLPNTFQYGPAVFPVAPTSSKQHGVNVGVNASATPFQQASGYGSHGYSTGYEDVGQASGSGDFCKGGYGSAVAAAASAQNKPASSVTGPGVGVSVTSSNTGVPDISGSVYTKTQSFEKQGFHAGTPAASFSLPSALGSGGPINPPAAAGYAPAPFMHILAPHQQPHSQILHHHLQQDGQSGTGQRSQNASIQQKSQINKSGYNSYNWGAN, from the exons atgatgaCGTCCATGGGCGGGAACCGAGCCCGGGGCAGATGGGAGCAGACGCAGGGCCAGACACAGAGCCAGACACAGCACAAGCAAAGGCCTCAG GCTACCGCAGAGCAGATCCGACTTGCGCAAATGATTTCAGACCACAATGATGCAGACTTTGAAGAAAAGGTCAAACAG CTGATTGACATCACAGGCAAGGACCAGGACGAGTCAATGATTGCACTGCACGATTGCAACGGGGATGTCAACAGAGCCATTAACGTGTTGTTGGAGGGTAGCCCAGACACT gACTCTTGGGAAATGGTGGGTAAAAAGAAAGGGGTGTCGGGCCAGAAGGACGCCAGCCAGGCAGAGACtggagaggaaggaaaagagaacagggagaaaggaggagagaaagatgCAGCACGTCGTCGAGGTGGAGCTCCACGCAGGGGCCGTGGAGCCAGTAGAGGACGAGAGT TTCGTGGTCAGGAGAATGGCTTGGATGGTAGCAAGGCAGGAGTAGCGGGAAGAGGTGCCGAGCGAGGCCGACgaggaagaggcagaggaagaggaactCTTG GAGTATCTGGAAGGCGAGGAGGCAGATTTTCAGCACAGGGAATGGG CCAGATTGATAAGGGGCCCAGATATGATATTGCAGGAGGTGATAG GACATTTAACCCTGCTGACTACGCAGAGCCAGCCCAGACAGAAGAAAACTATGGAGGGAGCAACACCTGGAACAACACAGGAAACATGGAGCTGGAGGAGGGAGCCA GGTTGGAATACTCTGCAGGAGAGGGAACAAATTACCCTCCCAAGTTTGACTCTGCTCCAG GTGCCTGGAGGACTGCCACAGAGGAGTGGGGCACAGAGGACTGGAATGAGgat CTTTCAGAGACAAAGATTTTCACAGCATCCAGTGTGGCATCCATGCCTCTGCCTAAAGAGAGTGTCACCATCACTAAAGGGCAGAG GATTGACCTTGCGGTCCTTCTCGGGAAGACTCCACCATCCTCTGCTTCAGAGACAGAAAATCCCCCCTTGGAGAATACTCAACCTTCTTCCTTGTCCCACCCACTTGTTTTCAGCAACTCCAAGCAAGGGGGCCCAAACTCCCAAACACCCCCCAGTACACCCTACACTCAGCACAATATG GTCAGCATGTTGAGCAAGGGTTTTGGGGATGTGGCAGACCCCAAAGGAAGTAGCACAGGGACCACTGGTTCTCAGTTCCTAGAGCAGTATAAAACAGCCCAGGCATTGGCCCAGCTGGCAGCCCAGCACTCTCAGACTGGACCTCCTAACACAGCCCCTTCATCCTGGGACCCCAGTGCCGCCTCACTGGGACAATACG ATATTAAGACCCAGCCAGAGTCTGTTGTCCATTCTCCCTTTACAAAGCGGCAGCCCTATCAGGCTGCCACCTCAACCTCGTCCATGTTGGATGTTTTCCTGCAGGATAAAGGCCTGCCTCCTTCTTCCTCagtctcttcttcttccttatCCCAACAAACAACATCCTCGCCTCATGTGGCGCCGCTGCCTGCTTCTTCCCATCCCAAAATGGCAGCAGTTCCTTCTCTAGACCCACAAGTTTCTCCAAGTTCCTCAGATGCCCAGGGTTCAAGTCCACTGCCTTTGCAGCAACACAAACtaaagcagcagaagaagaggacTTCCATtacaacaaag attccAGCAATGGCTGTAGAGATGCCTGGCTCAGCAGACATCTCAGGCCTTAACCTTCAATTTGGAGCACTGCAGTTTGGGTCAGAACCAGTTCTACCGGAGTATGAATCCCCCCCTAGTACAACAACACCAGCCAACCAGGTTCAGAACAGTCTCTACACTAGCCCAAGCAG TGAGTCGACTGCGGCTCTCTCCAACTCCAGCCAGATGGATCTGTACGATCAGAGAGCATCTCAGACACGGCGCTACCCTCCTTCagtctcctcctctcctcagaAGGATATGCAACCCAAG aatgGTTTCAGTTCAATACAAGCAACGCAATCTGTGGAAG CTGCAGCAGGCTCTGCAGTGTCAGTCAAGCCAGCCCCAGATTCAGTCACGGCGTCATCTGTCTCAAACATGGGCACTTTGACAGACAGTGGCTCAGGCCCTGCTTCCTTGTTAACTACATCTAATCAGGCATCCCTTAGTGCTCTGGGACACAGTGAAGACCTGCCTCCAAGCACCATTCCGCCTCCTCAGCACAACAA CTCTCACCCATCACAACAGAATAGTCACGCTCCACCTTCAGTCCGGACATCCAACTCAAGCTTACTG CATCCCAGCGTAGATGGTGATTCAAGCCTGCACTCTTCCTCCTtcccttcctctgtctctgctgtgccCTCTTCATCAGTTccctcatcctcttcctctgtggctgctgctgctgcacaggtGTCCCTAGGGGCCCCTCAGGCCTCCTCGGTGGGCTCTGCCACTGTTTCAGCTCCTTCTGGTCTCGGCCCTGTCAGCACTCTGGCCATGGTCCTCAACACTGCCTCCATGGGTGCCCCAGCTGCTGCAACTGCCACAGTTTCAGTCTCAACAACAGCTGCAACCATCCCCTCTTCGGCTGCTTCCTCATCTGCACGCAGCTCTGCAGCATCCTCAG GGAAAGCACCTCCAAACCTGCCACCCGGAGTGCCCCCTCTACTGCCTAATCCATACATCATGGCCCCAGGTCTACTGCACGCATACCCT CCTCAGATGTATGGCTATGATGACCTACAGATGCTGCAGACAAGAATACCGCTG GATTATTACAGCATTCCCTTTGCTACTCCCACAACAGCACTGACTGGCAGAGACGGTAGCCTGACAAGCAACCCCTATTCAG GCGACTTATCGAAGTTTGGTCGAGGAGATGCATCATCCCCAGCTCCAGCCACCACATTAGCTCAGACACAACAGAACCAGACCCAGACACATCACACCACACAGCAGCCCTTTCTTAACCCGGCACTGCCACCTGGCTACAGCTACACAAGCCTCCCGTATTACACTGGCATGCCAGGCCTGCCCAACACCTTCCAGTACGGACCTGCTGTGTTTCCG GTTGCTCCTACCTCGTCAAAGCAGCATGGTGTGAATGTGGGCGTCAATGCATCAGCCACACCCTTCCAGCAGGCTAGTGGCTATGGTTCCCATGGATACAGCACTG GCTATGAGGATGTGGGCCAGGCTTCAGGGAGTGGGGATTTCTGTAAGGGCGGATACGGCAGTGCCGTGGCCGCTGCCGCTTCTGCACAAAACAAGCCAGCCAGCTCTGTCACCGGGCCTGGAGTCG GAGTGTCTGTGACATCAAGCAACACAGGGGTACCAGATATTTCAGGGTCTGTTTACACAAAGACGCAG TCGTTCGAGAAGCAGGGTTTCCATGCTGGCACGCCGGCAGCTTCGTTCAGCCTGCCATCAGCTTTAGGCAGCGGGGGACCCATCAaccctcctgctgctgctggctatGCCCCTGCCCCATTCATGCACATTTTGGCACCACACCAACAACCCCACTCTCAGATTCTGCATCACCACCTGCAGCAGGATGGACAG AGCGGTACTGGACAACGCAGCCAGAACGCCTCCATTCAGCAGAAGTCTCAGATCAACAAGTCGGGATACAACAGCTACAACTGGGGGGCAAACTAA
- the ubap2l gene encoding ubiquitin-associated protein 2-like isoform X2 — MMTSMGGNRARGRWEQTQGQTQSQTQHKQRPQATAEQIRLAQMISDHNDADFEEKVKQLIDITGKDQDESMIALHDCNGDVNRAINVLLEGSPDTDSWEMVGKKKGVSGQKDASQAETGEEGKENREKGGEKDAARRRGGAPRRGRGASRGREFRGQENGLDGSKAGVAGRGAERGRRGRGRGRGTLGVSGRRGGRFSAQGMGQIDKGPRYDIAGGDRTFNPADYAEPAQTEENYGGSNTWNNTGNMELEEGARLEYSAGEGTNYPPKFDSAPGAWRTATEEWGTEDWNEDLSETKIFTASSVASMPLPKESVTITKGQRIDLAVLLGKTPPSSASETENPPLENTQPSSLSHPLVFSNSKQGGPNSQTPPSTPYTQHNMVSMLSKGFGDVADPKGSSTGTTGSQFLEQYKTAQALAQLAAQHSQTGPPNTAPSSWDPSAASLGQYDIKTQPESVVHSPFTKRQPYQAATSTSSMLDVFLQDKGLPPSSSVSSSSLSQQTTSSPHVAPLPASSHPKMAAVPSLDPQVSPSSSDAQGSSPLPLQQHKLKQQKKRTSITTKIPAMAVEMPGSADISGLNLQFGALQFGSEPVLPEYESPPSTTTPANQVQNSLYTSPSSQMDLYDQRASQTRRYPPSVSSSPQKDMQPKNGFSSIQATQSVEAAAGSAVSVKPAPDSVTASSVSNMGTLTDSGSGPASLLTTSNQASLSALGHSEDLPPSTIPPPQHNNSHPSQQNSHAPPSVRTSNSSLLHPSVDGDSSLHSSSFPSSVSAVPSSSVPSSSSSVAAAAAQVSLGAPQASSVGSATVSAPSGLGPVSTLAMVLNTASMGAPAAATATVSVSTTAATIPSSAASSSARSSAASSGKAPPNLPPGVPPLLPNPYIMAPGLLHAYPPQMYGYDDLQMLQTRIPLDYYSIPFATPTTALTGRDGSLTSNPYSGDLSKFGRGDASSPAPATTLAQTQQNQTQTHHTTQQPFLNPALPPGYSYTSLPYYTGMPGLPNTFQYGPAVFPVAPTSSKQHGVNVGVNASATPFQQASGYGSHGYSTGYEDVGQASGSGDFCKGGYGSAVAAAASAQNKPASSVTGPGVGVSVTSSNTGVPDISGSVYTKTQSFEKQGFHAGTPAASFSLPSALGSGGPINPPAAAGYAPAPFMHILAPHQQPHSQILHHHLQQDGQSGTGQRSQNASIQQKSQINKSGYNSYNWGAN, encoded by the exons atgatgaCGTCCATGGGCGGGAACCGAGCCCGGGGCAGATGGGAGCAGACGCAGGGCCAGACACAGAGCCAGACACAGCACAAGCAAAGGCCTCAG GCTACCGCAGAGCAGATCCGACTTGCGCAAATGATTTCAGACCACAATGATGCAGACTTTGAAGAAAAGGTCAAACAG CTGATTGACATCACAGGCAAGGACCAGGACGAGTCAATGATTGCACTGCACGATTGCAACGGGGATGTCAACAGAGCCATTAACGTGTTGTTGGAGGGTAGCCCAGACACT gACTCTTGGGAAATGGTGGGTAAAAAGAAAGGGGTGTCGGGCCAGAAGGACGCCAGCCAGGCAGAGACtggagaggaaggaaaagagaacagggagaaaggaggagagaaagatgCAGCACGTCGTCGAGGTGGAGCTCCACGCAGGGGCCGTGGAGCCAGTAGAGGACGAGAGT TTCGTGGTCAGGAGAATGGCTTGGATGGTAGCAAGGCAGGAGTAGCGGGAAGAGGTGCCGAGCGAGGCCGACgaggaagaggcagaggaagaggaactCTTG GAGTATCTGGAAGGCGAGGAGGCAGATTTTCAGCACAGGGAATGGG CCAGATTGATAAGGGGCCCAGATATGATATTGCAGGAGGTGATAG GACATTTAACCCTGCTGACTACGCAGAGCCAGCCCAGACAGAAGAAAACTATGGAGGGAGCAACACCTGGAACAACACAGGAAACATGGAGCTGGAGGAGGGAGCCA GGTTGGAATACTCTGCAGGAGAGGGAACAAATTACCCTCCCAAGTTTGACTCTGCTCCAG GTGCCTGGAGGACTGCCACAGAGGAGTGGGGCACAGAGGACTGGAATGAGgat CTTTCAGAGACAAAGATTTTCACAGCATCCAGTGTGGCATCCATGCCTCTGCCTAAAGAGAGTGTCACCATCACTAAAGGGCAGAG GATTGACCTTGCGGTCCTTCTCGGGAAGACTCCACCATCCTCTGCTTCAGAGACAGAAAATCCCCCCTTGGAGAATACTCAACCTTCTTCCTTGTCCCACCCACTTGTTTTCAGCAACTCCAAGCAAGGGGGCCCAAACTCCCAAACACCCCCCAGTACACCCTACACTCAGCACAATATG GTCAGCATGTTGAGCAAGGGTTTTGGGGATGTGGCAGACCCCAAAGGAAGTAGCACAGGGACCACTGGTTCTCAGTTCCTAGAGCAGTATAAAACAGCCCAGGCATTGGCCCAGCTGGCAGCCCAGCACTCTCAGACTGGACCTCCTAACACAGCCCCTTCATCCTGGGACCCCAGTGCCGCCTCACTGGGACAATACG ATATTAAGACCCAGCCAGAGTCTGTTGTCCATTCTCCCTTTACAAAGCGGCAGCCCTATCAGGCTGCCACCTCAACCTCGTCCATGTTGGATGTTTTCCTGCAGGATAAAGGCCTGCCTCCTTCTTCCTCagtctcttcttcttccttatCCCAACAAACAACATCCTCGCCTCATGTGGCGCCGCTGCCTGCTTCTTCCCATCCCAAAATGGCAGCAGTTCCTTCTCTAGACCCACAAGTTTCTCCAAGTTCCTCAGATGCCCAGGGTTCAAGTCCACTGCCTTTGCAGCAACACAAACtaaagcagcagaagaagaggacTTCCATtacaacaaag attccAGCAATGGCTGTAGAGATGCCTGGCTCAGCAGACATCTCAGGCCTTAACCTTCAATTTGGAGCACTGCAGTTTGGGTCAGAACCAGTTCTACCGGAGTATGAATCCCCCCCTAGTACAACAACACCAGCCAACCAGGTTCAGAACAGTCTCTACACTAGCCCAAGCAG CCAGATGGATCTGTACGATCAGAGAGCATCTCAGACACGGCGCTACCCTCCTTCagtctcctcctctcctcagaAGGATATGCAACCCAAG aatgGTTTCAGTTCAATACAAGCAACGCAATCTGTGGAAG CTGCAGCAGGCTCTGCAGTGTCAGTCAAGCCAGCCCCAGATTCAGTCACGGCGTCATCTGTCTCAAACATGGGCACTTTGACAGACAGTGGCTCAGGCCCTGCTTCCTTGTTAACTACATCTAATCAGGCATCCCTTAGTGCTCTGGGACACAGTGAAGACCTGCCTCCAAGCACCATTCCGCCTCCTCAGCACAACAA CTCTCACCCATCACAACAGAATAGTCACGCTCCACCTTCAGTCCGGACATCCAACTCAAGCTTACTG CATCCCAGCGTAGATGGTGATTCAAGCCTGCACTCTTCCTCCTtcccttcctctgtctctgctgtgccCTCTTCATCAGTTccctcatcctcttcctctgtggctgctgctgctgcacaggtGTCCCTAGGGGCCCCTCAGGCCTCCTCGGTGGGCTCTGCCACTGTTTCAGCTCCTTCTGGTCTCGGCCCTGTCAGCACTCTGGCCATGGTCCTCAACACTGCCTCCATGGGTGCCCCAGCTGCTGCAACTGCCACAGTTTCAGTCTCAACAACAGCTGCAACCATCCCCTCTTCGGCTGCTTCCTCATCTGCACGCAGCTCTGCAGCATCCTCAG GGAAAGCACCTCCAAACCTGCCACCCGGAGTGCCCCCTCTACTGCCTAATCCATACATCATGGCCCCAGGTCTACTGCACGCATACCCT CCTCAGATGTATGGCTATGATGACCTACAGATGCTGCAGACAAGAATACCGCTG GATTATTACAGCATTCCCTTTGCTACTCCCACAACAGCACTGACTGGCAGAGACGGTAGCCTGACAAGCAACCCCTATTCAG GCGACTTATCGAAGTTTGGTCGAGGAGATGCATCATCCCCAGCTCCAGCCACCACATTAGCTCAGACACAACAGAACCAGACCCAGACACATCACACCACACAGCAGCCCTTTCTTAACCCGGCACTGCCACCTGGCTACAGCTACACAAGCCTCCCGTATTACACTGGCATGCCAGGCCTGCCCAACACCTTCCAGTACGGACCTGCTGTGTTTCCG GTTGCTCCTACCTCGTCAAAGCAGCATGGTGTGAATGTGGGCGTCAATGCATCAGCCACACCCTTCCAGCAGGCTAGTGGCTATGGTTCCCATGGATACAGCACTG GCTATGAGGATGTGGGCCAGGCTTCAGGGAGTGGGGATTTCTGTAAGGGCGGATACGGCAGTGCCGTGGCCGCTGCCGCTTCTGCACAAAACAAGCCAGCCAGCTCTGTCACCGGGCCTGGAGTCG GAGTGTCTGTGACATCAAGCAACACAGGGGTACCAGATATTTCAGGGTCTGTTTACACAAAGACGCAG TCGTTCGAGAAGCAGGGTTTCCATGCTGGCACGCCGGCAGCTTCGTTCAGCCTGCCATCAGCTTTAGGCAGCGGGGGACCCATCAaccctcctgctgctgctggctatGCCCCTGCCCCATTCATGCACATTTTGGCACCACACCAACAACCCCACTCTCAGATTCTGCATCACCACCTGCAGCAGGATGGACAG AGCGGTACTGGACAACGCAGCCAGAACGCCTCCATTCAGCAGAAGTCTCAGATCAACAAGTCGGGATACAACAGCTACAACTGGGGGGCAAACTAA
- the ubap2l gene encoding ubiquitin-associated protein 2-like isoform X3 produces the protein MMTSMGGNRARGRWEQTQGQTQSQTQHKQRPQATAEQIRLAQMISDHNDADFEEKVKQLIDITGKDQDESMIALHDCNGDVNRAINVLLEGSPDTDSWEMVGKKKGVSGQKDASQAETGEEGKENREKGGEKDAARRRGGAPRRGRGASRGREFRGQENGLDGSKAGVAGRGAERGRRGRGRGRGTLGVSGRRGGRFSAQGMGTFNPADYAEPAQTEENYGGSNTWNNTGNMELEEGARLEYSAGEGTNYPPKFDSAPGAWRTATEEWGTEDWNEDLSETKIFTASSVASMPLPKESVTITKGQRIDLAVLLGKTPPSSASETENPPLENTQPSSLSHPLVFSNSKQGGPNSQTPPSTPYTQHNMVSMLSKGFGDVADPKGSSTGTTGSQFLEQYKTAQALAQLAAQHSQTGPPNTAPSSWDPSAASLGQYDIKTQPESVVHSPFTKRQPYQAATSTSSMLDVFLQDKGLPPSSSVSSSSLSQQTTSSPHVAPLPASSHPKMAAVPSLDPQVSPSSSDAQGSSPLPLQQHKLKQQKKRTSITTKIPAMAVEMPGSADISGLNLQFGALQFGSEPVLPEYESPPSTTTPANQVQNSLYTSPSSESTAALSNSSQMDLYDQRASQTRRYPPSVSSSPQKDMQPKNGFSSIQATQSVEAAAGSAVSVKPAPDSVTASSVSNMGTLTDSGSGPASLLTTSNQASLSALGHSEDLPPSTIPPPQHNNSHPSQQNSHAPPSVRTSNSSLLHPSVDGDSSLHSSSFPSSVSAVPSSSVPSSSSSVAAAAAQVSLGAPQASSVGSATVSAPSGLGPVSTLAMVLNTASMGAPAAATATVSVSTTAATIPSSAASSSARSSAASSGKAPPNLPPGVPPLLPNPYIMAPGLLHAYPPQMYGYDDLQMLQTRIPLDYYSIPFATPTTALTGRDGSLTSNPYSGDLSKFGRGDASSPAPATTLAQTQQNQTQTHHTTQQPFLNPALPPGYSYTSLPYYTGMPGLPNTFQYGPAVFPVAPTSSKQHGVNVGVNASATPFQQASGYGSHGYSTGYEDVGQASGSGDFCKGGYGSAVAAAASAQNKPASSVTGPGVGVSVTSSNTGVPDISGSVYTKTQSFEKQGFHAGTPAASFSLPSALGSGGPINPPAAAGYAPAPFMHILAPHQQPHSQILHHHLQQDGQSGTGQRSQNASIQQKSQINKSGYNSYNWGAN, from the exons atgatgaCGTCCATGGGCGGGAACCGAGCCCGGGGCAGATGGGAGCAGACGCAGGGCCAGACACAGAGCCAGACACAGCACAAGCAAAGGCCTCAG GCTACCGCAGAGCAGATCCGACTTGCGCAAATGATTTCAGACCACAATGATGCAGACTTTGAAGAAAAGGTCAAACAG CTGATTGACATCACAGGCAAGGACCAGGACGAGTCAATGATTGCACTGCACGATTGCAACGGGGATGTCAACAGAGCCATTAACGTGTTGTTGGAGGGTAGCCCAGACACT gACTCTTGGGAAATGGTGGGTAAAAAGAAAGGGGTGTCGGGCCAGAAGGACGCCAGCCAGGCAGAGACtggagaggaaggaaaagagaacagggagaaaggaggagagaaagatgCAGCACGTCGTCGAGGTGGAGCTCCACGCAGGGGCCGTGGAGCCAGTAGAGGACGAGAGT TTCGTGGTCAGGAGAATGGCTTGGATGGTAGCAAGGCAGGAGTAGCGGGAAGAGGTGCCGAGCGAGGCCGACgaggaagaggcagaggaagaggaactCTTG GAGTATCTGGAAGGCGAGGAGGCAGATTTTCAGCACAGGGAATGGG GACATTTAACCCTGCTGACTACGCAGAGCCAGCCCAGACAGAAGAAAACTATGGAGGGAGCAACACCTGGAACAACACAGGAAACATGGAGCTGGAGGAGGGAGCCA GGTTGGAATACTCTGCAGGAGAGGGAACAAATTACCCTCCCAAGTTTGACTCTGCTCCAG GTGCCTGGAGGACTGCCACAGAGGAGTGGGGCACAGAGGACTGGAATGAGgat CTTTCAGAGACAAAGATTTTCACAGCATCCAGTGTGGCATCCATGCCTCTGCCTAAAGAGAGTGTCACCATCACTAAAGGGCAGAG GATTGACCTTGCGGTCCTTCTCGGGAAGACTCCACCATCCTCTGCTTCAGAGACAGAAAATCCCCCCTTGGAGAATACTCAACCTTCTTCCTTGTCCCACCCACTTGTTTTCAGCAACTCCAAGCAAGGGGGCCCAAACTCCCAAACACCCCCCAGTACACCCTACACTCAGCACAATATG GTCAGCATGTTGAGCAAGGGTTTTGGGGATGTGGCAGACCCCAAAGGAAGTAGCACAGGGACCACTGGTTCTCAGTTCCTAGAGCAGTATAAAACAGCCCAGGCATTGGCCCAGCTGGCAGCCCAGCACTCTCAGACTGGACCTCCTAACACAGCCCCTTCATCCTGGGACCCCAGTGCCGCCTCACTGGGACAATACG ATATTAAGACCCAGCCAGAGTCTGTTGTCCATTCTCCCTTTACAAAGCGGCAGCCCTATCAGGCTGCCACCTCAACCTCGTCCATGTTGGATGTTTTCCTGCAGGATAAAGGCCTGCCTCCTTCTTCCTCagtctcttcttcttccttatCCCAACAAACAACATCCTCGCCTCATGTGGCGCCGCTGCCTGCTTCTTCCCATCCCAAAATGGCAGCAGTTCCTTCTCTAGACCCACAAGTTTCTCCAAGTTCCTCAGATGCCCAGGGTTCAAGTCCACTGCCTTTGCAGCAACACAAACtaaagcagcagaagaagaggacTTCCATtacaacaaag attccAGCAATGGCTGTAGAGATGCCTGGCTCAGCAGACATCTCAGGCCTTAACCTTCAATTTGGAGCACTGCAGTTTGGGTCAGAACCAGTTCTACCGGAGTATGAATCCCCCCCTAGTACAACAACACCAGCCAACCAGGTTCAGAACAGTCTCTACACTAGCCCAAGCAG TGAGTCGACTGCGGCTCTCTCCAACTCCAGCCAGATGGATCTGTACGATCAGAGAGCATCTCAGACACGGCGCTACCCTCCTTCagtctcctcctctcctcagaAGGATATGCAACCCAAG aatgGTTTCAGTTCAATACAAGCAACGCAATCTGTGGAAG CTGCAGCAGGCTCTGCAGTGTCAGTCAAGCCAGCCCCAGATTCAGTCACGGCGTCATCTGTCTCAAACATGGGCACTTTGACAGACAGTGGCTCAGGCCCTGCTTCCTTGTTAACTACATCTAATCAGGCATCCCTTAGTGCTCTGGGACACAGTGAAGACCTGCCTCCAAGCACCATTCCGCCTCCTCAGCACAACAA CTCTCACCCATCACAACAGAATAGTCACGCTCCACCTTCAGTCCGGACATCCAACTCAAGCTTACTG CATCCCAGCGTAGATGGTGATTCAAGCCTGCACTCTTCCTCCTtcccttcctctgtctctgctgtgccCTCTTCATCAGTTccctcatcctcttcctctgtggctgctgctgctgcacaggtGTCCCTAGGGGCCCCTCAGGCCTCCTCGGTGGGCTCTGCCACTGTTTCAGCTCCTTCTGGTCTCGGCCCTGTCAGCACTCTGGCCATGGTCCTCAACACTGCCTCCATGGGTGCCCCAGCTGCTGCAACTGCCACAGTTTCAGTCTCAACAACAGCTGCAACCATCCCCTCTTCGGCTGCTTCCTCATCTGCACGCAGCTCTGCAGCATCCTCAG GGAAAGCACCTCCAAACCTGCCACCCGGAGTGCCCCCTCTACTGCCTAATCCATACATCATGGCCCCAGGTCTACTGCACGCATACCCT CCTCAGATGTATGGCTATGATGACCTACAGATGCTGCAGACAAGAATACCGCTG GATTATTACAGCATTCCCTTTGCTACTCCCACAACAGCACTGACTGGCAGAGACGGTAGCCTGACAAGCAACCCCTATTCAG GCGACTTATCGAAGTTTGGTCGAGGAGATGCATCATCCCCAGCTCCAGCCACCACATTAGCTCAGACACAACAGAACCAGACCCAGACACATCACACCACACAGCAGCCCTTTCTTAACCCGGCACTGCCACCTGGCTACAGCTACACAAGCCTCCCGTATTACACTGGCATGCCAGGCCTGCCCAACACCTTCCAGTACGGACCTGCTGTGTTTCCG GTTGCTCCTACCTCGTCAAAGCAGCATGGTGTGAATGTGGGCGTCAATGCATCAGCCACACCCTTCCAGCAGGCTAGTGGCTATGGTTCCCATGGATACAGCACTG GCTATGAGGATGTGGGCCAGGCTTCAGGGAGTGGGGATTTCTGTAAGGGCGGATACGGCAGTGCCGTGGCCGCTGCCGCTTCTGCACAAAACAAGCCAGCCAGCTCTGTCACCGGGCCTGGAGTCG GAGTGTCTGTGACATCAAGCAACACAGGGGTACCAGATATTTCAGGGTCTGTTTACACAAAGACGCAG TCGTTCGAGAAGCAGGGTTTCCATGCTGGCACGCCGGCAGCTTCGTTCAGCCTGCCATCAGCTTTAGGCAGCGGGGGACCCATCAaccctcctgctgctgctggctatGCCCCTGCCCCATTCATGCACATTTTGGCACCACACCAACAACCCCACTCTCAGATTCTGCATCACCACCTGCAGCAGGATGGACAG AGCGGTACTGGACAACGCAGCCAGAACGCCTCCATTCAGCAGAAGTCTCAGATCAACAAGTCGGGATACAACAGCTACAACTGGGGGGCAAACTAA